ACCACGCGAGCAGCTCCTCCCGATGTCCCGGATCGGGGTGATCGCGCTCAACGGCTCCGTCATGGCGCTTGGCACTTTGCTCGTCCTCCACTACGCCGACACAGCATTCCCCACGGACCAGGCGGCGACCTTGGCCTTCACCACGTTTGTACTCTTCCAGTTGGTCAGCGCGCTCATCGTGCGCTCGTCCACTTTGTCGGTGTTCCATCGACGGACCCTGACCAACCGGGCATTGTGGATCGCGCTCGCTTTCGTCCTTGCCCTGCAGGTCATTGTGGTGAACGTGCCCCTTGCTCAGGGATTGTTTGACACGGTCACGCTGACTCCACAGCAGTGGCTGCTGGCTTGCCTCACGGCATCCAGCCTGCTCCTTGTAGACGAGCTCCGCAAAGCTTTCGTCCGCCACCGGATCGCTGCTCAGCACTCCGAGCCCGAGCCGATCGCCCTCGCCGCAGCGCTGCCGAGAGTGCGGTAGATGCCCGACTGCTTCCGCGCCATCGCAGTGGATTATGAGGGGACGCTGACATCCGGTGGACGTCCAAGCGAAAGCGTGCTTAATGCCGTGAGTTACACACGCGCGGAGGGACGACGAGTGGTCCTCGTGACCGGCATCCACAAGGCCAATTTGTGCGCGTTCCATGTTGACTTCACGGGGCTGGGACAGTTTCGTGCGCTGTCTGTTCCAGGTGGGCGATCCGGATTCGGTCAACGGTCATGTTTGCCCTCACCAACGTGAGGGTCTCGTACCACCAGGACCGAGCAGTGCGCATGCCTCGCCACGGCACTGGCCACCGAGCCAACCCATAGTCGAGCAAGTCCTGTCAGGCCGCTGGTCCCGACCACCACGAGGTCGGGTGCTCGAACTTCCATGTGTTCAAAGATGGTGAGGTGCGGGCTGACGGTCAAGGCCAGCACATCGGGTTCCACCACGACTGGAGTTGCCTGCGCGCCAGCTGCTGCGAGAATCTCGGTGGACTTGGCTACCGTGAGCGCCAGATCATTGTCCGACTGCACCACCCCAAGAACGGTTACCGAAGTTCCCGCGAGCCAAGGCAGAGATGCCAGGAATTTGACTGCGGCATCGGCGTGAGGGGAACCATCGACGCACACCATGATCGATTGCGTAGGCACCGGGCGACGAGCGATCACCAGTGGAGTAGCCGGACAGTGCAACAGCCACTCCGCAGTGCTGCCAAGGTGCAGCGCCTTCATGAGTCCCTGACCCCGAGGCCCGACGATGACAAGATCCGAGCCCGGGCGTTTACCCAGGACCCGCCGAGGGTCATCGTCTGCGGCCAGATGTTTCACCGACTCGAATCTGCACATCTCGGGGGCCGTTCGCGGCTCCGGCGGGCTCCACGGATGCGGCTTGGTGTAGTTCTGTGGCGAGACAATCGACTGGCTCTTGGGAATAGTGACCGTCACGACCTCGGCAGCCCACCCCGGCCACGCATGGGACGTGATCCAGCCCCAAGCCGCGTCGGCACCGGGCGACCGATCATCACCAAAGGTCAGGGTCCGCAATTTGCTGTCCATCACCACTCCCCGTTGCCTCATCAACGTAACGTCGCCGAACCCTTAATCCATCACAGGTCGCACCGGCCCGCAAGAGCCCTTTGCCCCTGATGCGAACACGCGACCATGGATCGCCGCTTACGAATCGCAGGGTCCTTGGGCGAAGGCCAGATGAGTGCCTCTTGATCTGGCAGCACATGTTCAGTGACATGGCGCGGATGTGCGAACTGGACTTGGCGATTACGCATATGCAAAGGAAGGGCTGCCGACCAACGCGGAACTGGTCAAGCGCATGGTCAAACTTGCGAGCGCATTTGGTCGTGAGCTGGCTTCGCCGGAGGAAACCAGACAGATCAAGGGACTCAAGCAACTTTCGGAGAAGAATTCCGTTTTGGTTGGGTAGCGCTCCCCAGTGAATAACTGATGCGAGGGCGAGAATCCTGAACGGCACTCCGAAAACTGGTGTTTGTCGCGGCAATCCCCTTGGGTAAAGAGATTGCAATGGGTTCGGTTGACACTGGTTGTGGCAGCCTCAGTTTCTCCCCGCCATGGAAGACGAAGGCTCCCTGAGAGATCGGGGACCCTCCGTCATGTCCGTGGGATTGAGCACCGATGACTCTCCGGAGCACTGCACACAGTCTTGCCCGTTCGGCGGTGCTGGTGCTGGCGTCGGTGCGGTGCGGTCAGGTTCACGTCTATCGTCGGAATTGAGCCGGATTCGTCGAACTCCTTGCTAAGATGCAGGTCGTCCGCGCGCTACCGTCAAGGGTGCCATTCCTTCACCACGCAGCCGCGCTCTTGCCATCCGGGCCGGTCACTGAGATGTCGAGTGCGCGCAGACGTCTTGGGATGACGGCGCTGCTCATCGCTGCGGCCTTCATGGCAGCCGATATCACCATCACCAATGTCGCGCTGCCGACCATCGCGGCGGAACTCGCCGCACCGATGTCGTCGCTGCAGTGGGTCGTCGATTCGTACAACATCACGGTGGCGGGGCTGCTGCTGCTTGGCGCCGGCCTAGGCGAGCGATACAGCCGAAAGGGCACCTTTCTGGCTGGGATCTCGCTGTTCCTGGCCGGATCGGTCATGGCTGGGCTCTCCACTTCAGTCGGTTCACTGGTGGCTGCGCGCACCGTCACGGGAGTGGGGGGAGCCATAGCGTTGGCTCCGGCGATCTCGTTGATCACGATGATGTACGTGCCCGACCAGCGAGCCAAAGCCGTCGCTGCCTGGTCGGCTGCCGGGGCGCTCGGTCTTGCGGTGTCACCGATTGCCGCTGGCGCCATCCTCACTGTCGCGAGCTGGAACTGGGCCTTCCTCATCAACGTGCCGGCGATGATCGCGATCATCGTCCTGGGAGTCCTGGCACTCCCACCGGGGCGCAACCCCAAAGCCAATCGGCTGGACATCATCGGCGCGATCCTGTCGGTGCTCGGCCTGGGCCTGGTCCTGGGCGCTGTGATCGAGGCTCCCGCTCGCGGCTGGACTGATCCTGTGATCCTCGTTGCGGGAACAGTTGGGATCGTGGCCTGCACCGCGTTCGTCCTCTGGGAGTTGCGCCGACCCGAACCGATGTTCGAGGTTCGAGTGCTGGTGCGCCGTGGAGTGCTCGGAGCCTCATTGGCGCTCTTCGCGAGTTTCCTCGCATTCGCCGGGGTGATCTTCCTGATCGCTCAGGACCTTCAAGTGGTCAACGGTGTCTCGCCGATGCAGCTCGGCATGTGCCTGGTCCCATTCGCTGCAGGTGTCTGGCTGGGGTCACACGAGGCTGCGAGGATCGCTCGAGCGATTGGTGCTGCAGCAACGCTCAGCTGGGGGATGGGCTTGGTCGTACTCGCATTCGTAGCCCTGGCGGTGAGTGCACCCTGGCAGTCGATCGGCGCCATCGTTGCGGCATCGTTCGTCTGTGCGCTCGGGTGCGGACTGCTCTTTCCCATCGGCTCAGTCGTGATTCTCAACGACCTGCCCGCTGAACTCACCGGCACGGCATCCGGAACCAGCATGCTGGCGCGCATGGCTGGTGCAAGTGTGGGAGTCGCGGTGCTTGGGAGCGTGGTGGCCGCGAGTCTGGGCTCAGGTTCTGCGCATGCAGATCCCGTAGCCTTTGCCCATGGCATGCAATGGGCGTACGGAGTCGGGGCACTGCTGCTGATCATCATCGGAGTCGGACAGGCAGCGGCACTGTCACGATGGCAGGAGCCCACCCTCTGACCTGCCCCTGTGGGCAGTGACCTACATCAAGCTAGCCGTGAATAGGCGGCGCTGATGGGCTCACAAGGGTTCATGCGGCATCGAGATGACCAGAATCACTGGTCGGCGCTGCGGCTGCTGCGCCATCTTCAGCAAACCGAGACTGTTAGGTAAGCCAGAACAGGCGCCGCTTCCTGCGCGAACTCGACTTGCTGTTGCGCAGGGGCTGGCTCGAGCCTTTCCTGGCAAGAGATTCGCTCGAAATAGTCGTGACGGCGTTGCGCTGTTGCAGGAGATGCAGGCAGATGACGCTGCGCCCGCAGCACATCAGTCATTCCGGCTCAATGCTCGCCCTAGCCTTTCGCCTAGGAATGGGCTGGCACCGTGTTCCTCGACGGGCGAAGGCTAGTCGCCCGCTCAGGTCAGCACCGGTGGATGGTGAGATGCCGAGCGTCCGAATTGCGATCGTATCGATCGATTCCAAGTAACGATTCAGTAACGATCAAACATCCTTTGATTCAGTTGGGCGCAGAGAAGGGCAACGCTGCGGTTCTGAGCCAGACCAGTGCAAGTGCTCCGATCGGGCCAGACCTGACTGCAGCGCACTGTGCGCATCGCGATTCAACAAGGAGGATCCATGAAGAGTTCTCACATAAAGGGAGGGCGGACAGCCTTCATCGCTGGAGGCGTTGGCGCGGCCATGATGCTGACGCTCGTCGGTACCACGGCAAACGCCGCCCCTACGCCGGCACCCGCCACGCAAAACAACGCCTCCTGCCCGGCGCAGGACGGCGTCACGGCGAGCACCGTCACCATTGGCAACTTCCTCCCAAAGACCGGTGCCGCGGCACCGACATTCCTCGATGCTGACAAGGCCGTGGCGCTGCGCATCGCGCAGGAGAACGCCAAGGGCGGCGTGAACGGCCGCAAGATCAACGTGATCGTGTACGACGATATGGCCAACGGGTCGACCCAGACGACCATGGCCACCAAGGCGCTTCAGCAGGACAAGGTCTTCGGGATCGTCATGACCTCGGCCACCGACTCCGCTTTCCCCACGTTCAAGTCGAACAACATACCGGTGACGGGCTTCAACGTGCTGGCAATGGCCACTGACCGCAACGCCTTCTCAGCGGTGGGCGTGCCATCGACGCAGTACGTGAACACGGCCACGATGGAGAAGCTGAAGTCCGGTGGCGTCACGAGCGTCGCGATCGTCTCGCACAACACCCCGGGCGCGTCCAACTCGGCCCGCCTCCAAAACATTGCGGCTGGACCTGCCGGCCTCAAGCAGGGACTGATGATCCTCGACGAGCCGATGGGCACGCACGATGCGACCTCGACCGCACTGCGCATCAAGAACTCTGGCTCAGACGGCGCCTACCTCACGATGTTCACTGACGGCGTTGTGTCGATTGTGCAGGCGCTTAGGCAGCAGGGTGTGAACCTGAAGAGCATCAACGGCGCTGGTATCGCTGACCCTGCAGTCATTGCCAAGTCCGGCAATGCACTTGAGGGTGTCAACGCCCAACTCCAGACAGTGCCGATCGGGGTGCCCGGGAAACCGGCAGTGCGCACCTACGCCAACGGCATGAAGGCGGCGAACGCCAACCCCTACGCCTCGATCGCACCAGTCGGCTTCGCCGCGGCCGATCTCATGATCTACGGGCTGAAGTTGGCCGGCAAGTGCCCGACGCGCGAGAGCTTTATCAGCGCCTTGCGCAACGTGACGAATTACAACGGCGGTGGACTGCTGCCCGCGCCGATCTCCTTCAAGCCGGGCCTGCTGCCGAACGGAACTCCCGTGAAGTGCGCATGGTTCGTGGAGGTGAAGAACGGCCAGCCTGTGCCTGACAAGGCCGCGACCTGCGGCAAGCTCGTCGACATCTCCACAGGCCAGGTGGTCAACTGATCGATCGATTGTGATGCAGGGCGGTGGCCATCGGCCGCCGCCCTGCATCCTTTCCGTGCGTGTGACCGAGCTAAAGCAGACCTGGGTGCAGGAATGGCTTCTTATGAGGTCAACCTGCATAGATCTCAACCCAAAGATCGTGCATCGTCAGCCTCTTCCCGCCACTTAAGTAAGACTGAAAGAGGCCTTGCACACGGGTGTTCTTTCCACCTCACGCCAGCGCAGAATCATGCGCTGCGATGCGCGTCACTGGGTGAGAAATCGCGGCGAACCTCGCTATTCGGAGGCGCAGAACTCATCTTTGTGGAGACCAAGCGCCTACCCGACTATAGGTGCGCAACTTTCGCGCGGGGATGTGAACCAAGCAGTCCTAAGGAGGGCGCGGAGTGGATTCACGGAGATGACTTGCTGGCTGCAATTTGTAGACAATGTCGTGACTTACTCACTCTAGGAGCTTCTCGTGTCGATTCTTACTCTGGTGACTGGTACTTCGCTGCGGATCGGCGGCGCCTACGCGGAAGCATCCACTTCGTCAGCGAGCCGATCTCGTGATTGAGATTCGTGAAGTCCTGGCAGTAGTTCCAGTTGGCGAGGACGCCTTCATAGCTCCGTTTACATATGACCGTGGGCGGGCAATGGATGGTGGACAGCTCGCTGCTGCGGCGCTGAATGCGGCGCTGCAGACGGTGCCGTCAGACTTTGATGCGCATTCCGTGCATGTCAGTTTCCTGTCAGCTGGCGATGCAATGAAGCCAGTGGATCTGCGCGTGGTGCGAGATCGCGACGGCCGTGGCTTTTGCCAGCGAAACGTCACGGCATATCAGGGGAGTCGACTGCTGTTCCGGATGGCTGCATCTTTTCAACGGCCCGAAGCAGGGCCTGACGTGCAAATGCTGCAGATGCCAAGCGCGCCTTCGCCTGTTGACTGTGAAGCCTTTGATGCAGGTGTCATCGGCTACCACACTCGTGACCCCGACCCCACACACGATCGTCGACGACGGGCATGGGTAAAGACCGCGACGCCGCTCGGAACTGATACACGTTGGAATGCTTGCGCACTGCTCTACATAACTGACATGTTCAATTGCCTGCCCACGTCATTGGACGAAGACGAAAACAGCTTCCAGACCAGCCTTGATCATTCGGTGTGGTTCCACCGGCCAGCCCTCCTGGACGACTGGGTGTTGATGACTGTGAATTCCACTTCGCTGGCATCGGGCCGTGGCTGGTTCATGGGGGAGTACTTCTCGCTGAGTGGAGTGCACGTCGCGACCAGTGCGCAGGAGATGGTGTACCGGCTCGGCCGTAGCTAGTGCGGTGAAAGGTGCCTGCCACAGAACAGATGCAGAGCATTTGAGCATCTGCGCGCTGGCGTAACGGGGGCGGAAAGACTCAAGCGCGGTTCCGAACTGGTCGGGGCAAGATCCTCCGCCGGTGGTCAGGTGCTGTAGTCGGGCAGGTCATCGAGCACGCTCTGCAGGCGTGCTCGAATGTCATGGTCGTAGGGGCCGCCTCGATAGACGATGACGTGTACCTGATCGGCCTCGATGCCGGCGAGCGCGGCGCTGCTCACGTCCTCCAGGGTCATTCCCGAGCCGACAACGATCCCGCTGCTGGTCGCGGGCATGTCCAGCGGCGCAAGGACGACATCGGCGGGGTTGGTCTGCCGGGAACTGGCGCCCATGTCCGTGGGCACGTAGCCGGGGCACAGCACGGTCGCGCTGATCGCGGGAGCATGCATCGCCAGCTCCATGCGCAGCGATTCGGTGAACCCCACGACCGCCGCCTTTGCGGCCCCATAGGGAGTAATGCTCGGCGTGGGCCTCAGACCGGCCATCGATGCTGTGTTCAGGAAGTGTCCGGGACGGCCACCGGCGATCATCTGCGGCACGAAGGCCTGAACACCGTGCACGACGCCCATGAACGCTACGTCGTGTAGCCATCGAAACACGGCTGGATCGAGCTCCCATGAAGGGCCCGTTGGGCCCATCACTCCGGCGTTGTTGCACACCACGTCCACGCGACCGAAGCGATCGATCGTGGCCTGGGCGAGCGCCTCCACCGATGCCGAGTCGCGCACATCCGTGGTGACCGCCAGCGTCGCCACTCCATGCTCGGTCGCAACCTTGGCCGCGCTGGCCTGGACCTCGGCTGTGCGCAGGTCGGACAGCACCACTGACAGCCCGCGCTCCGCAAACGCCTGGGCCAGCGCCAAGCCGATGCCGCTGGCGGCTCCTGTCACCACTGCGACCTGTCCGCTTTCCAGATGCATCGTTATCGCGCCTTCCGCCTGGCTTGTGAGATTCCGGTGACGATATCCGACTCATTGC
The sequence above is a segment of the Actinomycetota bacterium genome. Coding sequences within it:
- a CDS encoding universal stress protein — protein: MDSKLRTLTFGDDRSPGADAAWGWITSHAWPGWAAEVVTVTIPKSQSIVSPQNYTKPHPWSPPEPRTAPEMCRFESVKHLAADDDPRRVLGKRPGSDLVIVGPRGQGLMKALHLGSTAEWLLHCPATPLVIARRPVPTQSIMVCVDGSPHADAAVKFLASLPWLAGTSVTVLGVVQSDNDLALTVAKSTEILAAAGAQATPVVVEPDVLALTVSPHLTIFEHMEVRAPDLVVVGTSGLTGLARLWVGSVASAVARHAHCSVLVVRDPHVGEGKHDR
- a CDS encoding 3-keto-5-aminohexanoate cleavage protein — its product is MRTGLGDYAYAKEGLPTNAELVKRMVKLASAFGRELASPEETRQIKGLKQLSEKNSVLVG
- a CDS encoding MFS transporter; this encodes MPFLHHAAALLPSGPVTEMSSARRRLGMTALLIAAAFMAADITITNVALPTIAAELAAPMSSLQWVVDSYNITVAGLLLLGAGLGERYSRKGTFLAGISLFLAGSVMAGLSTSVGSLVAARTVTGVGGAIALAPAISLITMMYVPDQRAKAVAAWSAAGALGLAVSPIAAGAILTVASWNWAFLINVPAMIAIIVLGVLALPPGRNPKANRLDIIGAILSVLGLGLVLGAVIEAPARGWTDPVILVAGTVGIVACTAFVLWELRRPEPMFEVRVLVRRGVLGASLALFASFLAFAGVIFLIAQDLQVVNGVSPMQLGMCLVPFAAGVWLGSHEAARIARAIGAAATLSWGMGLVVLAFVALAVSAPWQSIGAIVAASFVCALGCGLLFPIGSVVILNDLPAELTGTASGTSMLARMAGASVGVAVLGSVVAASLGSGSAHADPVAFAHGMQWAYGVGALLLIIIGVGQAAALSRWQEPTL
- a CDS encoding ABC transporter substrate-binding protein, whose protein sequence is MKSSHIKGGRTAFIAGGVGAAMMLTLVGTTANAAPTPAPATQNNASCPAQDGVTASTVTIGNFLPKTGAAAPTFLDADKAVALRIAQENAKGGVNGRKINVIVYDDMANGSTQTTMATKALQQDKVFGIVMTSATDSAFPTFKSNNIPVTGFNVLAMATDRNAFSAVGVPSTQYVNTATMEKLKSGGVTSVAIVSHNTPGASNSARLQNIAAGPAGLKQGLMILDEPMGTHDATSTALRIKNSGSDGAYLTMFTDGVVSIVQALRQQGVNLKSINGAGIADPAVIAKSGNALEGVNAQLQTVPIGVPGKPAVRTYANGMKAANANPYASIAPVGFAAADLMIYGLKLAGKCPTRESFISALRNVTNYNGGGLLPAPISFKPGLLPNGTPVKCAWFVEVKNGQPVPDKAATCGKLVDISTGQVVN
- a CDS encoding thioesterase family protein, with amino-acid sequence MIEIREVLAVVPVGEDAFIAPFTYDRGRAMDGGQLAAAALNAALQTVPSDFDAHSVHVSFLSAGDAMKPVDLRVVRDRDGRGFCQRNVTAYQGSRLLFRMAASFQRPEAGPDVQMLQMPSAPSPVDCEAFDAGVIGYHTRDPDPTHDRRRRAWVKTATPLGTDTRWNACALLYITDMFNCLPTSLDEDENSFQTSLDHSVWFHRPALLDDWVLMTVNSTSLASGRGWFMGEYFSLSGVHVATSAQEMVYRLGRS
- a CDS encoding SDR family NAD(P)-dependent oxidoreductase; translated protein: MHLESGQVAVVTGAASGIGLALAQAFAERGLSVVLSDLRTAEVQASAAKVATEHGVATLAVTTDVRDSASVEALAQATIDRFGRVDVVCNNAGVMGPTGPSWELDPAVFRWLHDVAFMGVVHGVQAFVPQMIAGGRPGHFLNTASMAGLRPTPSITPYGAAKAAVVGFTESLRMELAMHAPAISATVLCPGYVPTDMGASSRQTNPADVVLAPLDMPATSSGIVVGSGMTLEDVSSAALAGIEADQVHVIVYRGGPYDHDIRARLQSVLDDLPDYST